One part of the Gossypium raimondii isolate GPD5lz chromosome 1, ASM2569854v1, whole genome shotgun sequence genome encodes these proteins:
- the LOC105786908 gene encoding uncharacterized protein LOC105786908 — protein sequence MESTALNGRMARWQILLSEFDITYVNQKAVKGSAISDFLASRALDDYEPLNFDFPNEDLMYVATAEANTQESKAWKLNFDGASNAVGNGIGAVLVSPDGDHYPFTSKLDFDCTNNMAEYEACVMGIRAAIECKIKVLEVYGDSTLVIYQLKGEWETIDPKLINYRKLVLELIEEFDDITFCYLPRDENQMADALATLASMIKVNKQEDVKPIQMSIYDALAHCCNIDEEEGKDDYPWYQDILRYVKNREYPNQATENDKRTLRRLASDYVLDGEILYKRGKDQVLLRCVDVVKAKQILEEVHDGVCGTHANGFTMARQIMRFGYYWSTMEGEGDCIKYAKKCHKCQIYGDKIHVPPSPLHVMTSPCLSPCGAWTSLGRYHRRLQMDIISFL from the coding sequence atggagtcaaccGCTCTAAACGGAAGGATGGCCCGATGGCAAATTCTActatctgaatttgacataaCCTATGTGAATCAAAAGGCCGTAAAAGGGAGCGCGATCTCAGATtttctagctagtagagccCTGGATGATTATGAGCCTTTGAACTTcgatttcccaaatgaggatctgatgtatgtggcaactGCCGAAGCAAACACACAAGAAAGCAAAGCTTGGAAACTAAACTTTGACGGAGCCTCAAATGCTGTGGGCAACgggattggggcagtcttggtatctCCAGACGGTGATCATTATCCGTTCACTAGTAAACtagattttgattgcacaaacaacatggcagaatatgaagcatgtgTCATGGGAATTCGTGCGGCTATAGAATGCAAAATCAAGGTACTTGAGGTATATGGGGATTCGACAttggtaatttatcaactcAAAGGTGAATGGGAAACAATAGACCccaagttgattaattatcGAAAGCTAGTCCTAGAATTGATTGAGGAGTTTGACGACATCACTttttgttatctcccacgagacgAGAATCAAATGGCCGACGCTTTGGCTACGTTGGCTTCCATGatcaaagtaaataaacaagagGATGTGAAGCCTATCCAAATGAGCATTTATGATGCTCTAGCCCACTGTTGTAACATTGACGAGGAAGAAGGAAAAGATGACTACCCTTGGTATCAAGACATATTGCGATATGTGAAAAATCGTGAATACCCAAACCAAGCAACTGAGAATGACAAGAGAACGTTGAGGAGGCTGGCTAGTGACTACgtcttagatggagagatcCTGTACAAAAGAGGAAAGGATCAGGTGCTGTTAAGATGCGTGGACGTTGTGAAGGCCAAGCAAATcttggaagaagtccatgaTGGTGTTTGTGGAACACACGCCAACGGTTTCACAATGGCCagacaaatcatgagattcggaTATTATTGGTCTACCATGGAAGGAGAAGGAGACTGCATCAAGTATGctaagaagtgccataaatgccagATTTATGGAGATAAAATTCATGTGCCTCCCTCACCCCTTCACGTCATGACTTCCCCATGCCTTTCTCCTTGTGGGGCATGGACGTCATTGGGCCgatatcaccgaaggcttcaAATGGAcatcatttcatttttgtaG